The genomic stretch TTATCAACCTGATGGAACGCAAAGATGCCCAGTTTGGCCTGGCAACGATGTGCATCGGGCTGGGTCAGGGTATCGCGACGGTGTTTGAGAGAGTGTAAATCAGGAAAAGTATCTCAAAGCCAATGACGTCAGAACGAACGCAGCCAACGCAGTTATGGCGTCATTGGCGAAGAGAAAGAGTTTAGTTGCCGTTCTTCCCGCCTGTCAGGGGCGGGTTTTTTATTTAGATAAACGCAAAAGCATCGCCGAACAGGCGGTCTTCACGCGCGTCACGTTCGTTACAGAACAGGTCGCGGGCAATTTTCGCCATCTCGAAACGGCCAGCGATATAGATATCGTGCCCTGCCAGCGTGCCATGATCCTGCAGCACCGCCGTCAGCACCGTCCCGCTACGACCACGCCAGCCCTCTTCCGGCTGCTCAACCACCGGCTCAATGCGCAGGTTAGGATGGGTTACGCTCAGCGCTTCCAGTTCAGACAGGTCGTACAGATGTTTCTCTTCGCGGCCACCCCAGTAGATCGTGATATCACGGTCCGGGTTACGCGCCAGGGCGGTCAACAGAATAGAGCGCACATAAGAGAAGCCCGTACCGCCAGCGATCAGGATCAGCGGACGGTCTTCGTCATCGCGCAGCCACGCATCGCCGTGCGGAATATCCACCACGATTTCACGTTCCTTCAGGATCCGATCCATCACCGCCATCGCATACAGGTTAAGCTCTGACGCACCAATATGAAGCTCAATAAATTCCTGCTCCGCTGGCGTGGAGGCCATGGAGAAAGGACGCTTATCACGCTCATCCATCACGACCATCAGGTACTGACCCGCGCGGAAAGAGAATGGCGCTTCTGGCACTAAACGGACGCGATATACGGTGTCGGTGATGGCATCTACCGAGGTCACTTTACAGCTTAAGGTTGTCATTCGCTCTCTCTGTCGGGAAGTCTATAGGGCTTAACGGTCAGCTCAGGGTTTACCGTTATTCATTATGGCCAGCTCGTCCCAGATCGCGTCAATGCGCGCGGTCACAGCAGGATCTTTTTTGATCGGGCGACCCCATTCACGGTCGGTTTCGCCAGGCCATTTATTTGTGGCATCCAGTCCCATCTTT from Enterobacter dykesii encodes the following:
- the fre gene encoding NAD(P)H-flavin reductase, with the protein product MTTLSCKVTSVDAITDTVYRVRLVPEAPFSFRAGQYLMVVMDERDKRPFSMASTPAEQEFIELHIGASELNLYAMAVMDRILKEREIVVDIPHGDAWLRDDEDRPLILIAGGTGFSYVRSILLTALARNPDRDITIYWGGREEKHLYDLSELEALSVTHPNLRIEPVVEQPEEGWRGRSGTVLTAVLQDHGTLAGHDIYIAGRFEMAKIARDLFCNERDAREDRLFGDAFAFI